In one window of Nycticebus coucang isolate mNycCou1 chromosome 23, mNycCou1.pri, whole genome shotgun sequence DNA:
- the DGKQ gene encoding diacylglycerol kinase theta isoform X7: MAAAAEPGARPWLGGSAPRPRSPVCSPVLGSEGRARPVLGPGPERAGVRPPGPAALQGHSFRKVTLTKPTFCHLCSDFIWGLAGFLCDVCNFMSHEKCLKHVKTPCTSVAPSLVRVPVAHCFGSRGVYKRKFCAVCRKGLEAPALRCEVCELYLHPDCVPFACSDCRQCHQDGHQDHDVHHHHHWREGNLSSGARCEVCRKMCSSSEVLAGLRCEWCGVQAHSVCSTVLAPECTFGRLRSLVLPPTCVRLLSRNFSKMHCFRITEMMAPELGDGDGGADGGAAAVPGRETLVPPESSKQTLKIFDGDDAVRRNQFRVITISRLAPSKEVLEAALRAYYIPEDPDSLELHPLPSQAGNALAWAKAGILEEEEGVRGPGSCEAAPEAWVIRALPQAQEVLKIYPGWLKVGMAYVSLCVTPQSTARKVVLEALPLLGRQAEGPESFHLVEVLMGSRQVQRTVLADEELLLNRLWDIRQTSLRQVSQTRFYVADNRAPAPRISLFVGGLPPGLSPQEYSDLLHEAMATKAAVVSVSHVYSAQGAVVLDVACFAEAERLYMLVRDTAVQGRALTALVLPDVLHSELPSDSCPLLVFVNPKSGGLKGRDLLCSFRKLLNPHQVFELTSVGPLPGFHLFSQVPCFRVLVCGGDGTVGWVLAALEETRHHLACPEPSVAILPLGTGNDLGRVLRWGAGYSGEDPFSVLVSVDEADTVLMDRWTILLDAHQDGNAENGVTDAEPPKIVQMSNYCGIGIDAELSLDFHQARNEEPGKFTSRFHNKGVYVRVGLQKISQARGLHREIRLQVGQQEVPLPSIEGLIFINIPSWGSGADLWGSDSDTRFEKPRMDDGLLEVVGVTGVVHMGQVQGGLRSGIRIAQGSYFRVTLLKAIPVQVDGEPWVQAPGNMIISAAGPKVHMLRKAKQKPRKAGTSREVQVDATSAPEGDLK, from the exons ATGGCGGCGGCGGCCGAGCCCGGAGCCCGCCCCTGGCTGGGCGGCAGCGCCCCGCGGCCCAGAAGCCCGGTTTGCAGCCCAGTACTGGGCAGCGAAGGCCGCGCGCGCCCGGTTTTGGGGCCGGGGCCGGAGCGGGCGGGCGTCAGACCCCCGGGTCCCGCGGCCTTGCAGGGCCACAGCTTCCGGAAGGTGACGCTCACCAAGCCCACCTTCTGCCATCTCTGCTCGGACTTCATCTGGGGGCTGGCCGGCTTCCTGTGCGACG TCTGCAACTTCATGTCCCATGAGAAGTGTCTGAAGCATGTGAAGACCCCATGTACCAGTGTTGCACCCAGCCTGGTCCGG GTCCCTGTGGCTCACTGCTTCGGCTCCCGGGGTGTCTACAAGCGCAAGTTCTGTGCTGTCTGTCGCAAGGGCCTGGAGGCGCCTGCACTCCGCTGTGAAG TGTGTGAGCTGTACCTTCACCCCGACTGTGTGCCCTTCGCCTGCAGTGACTGCCGCCAGTGTCACCAGGATGGACACCAGGATCAT GACGTGCATCATCACCACCACTGGCGGGAGGGGAACCTGTCTTCTGGAGCGCGCTGTGAGGTCTGTAGGAAGATGTGCAGCTCCTCAGAGGTGCTGGCTGGCCTGCGCTGCGAGTGGTGTGGGGTCCAG GCCCACTCGGTCTGCTCCACGGTACTTGCTCCTGAGTGCACCTTCGGGCGCCTGCGCTCCCTGGTCCTGCCCCCCACGTGTGTGCGCCTGCTATCCCGCAACTTCAGCAAGATGCATTGCTTCCGCATCACCGAGATGATGGCCCCAGAGCTCG GTGACGGGGATGGTGGTGCAGATGGAGGTGCTGCTGCAGTCCCAGGCAGAGAGACGTTGGTACCTCCAGAGTCCA GCAAGCAGACATTGAAGATCTTTGATGGTGATGATGCGGTGAGGCGAAACCAGTTCCGAGTCATCACTATCTCCCGCCTGGCCCCCAGCAAGGAGGTGCTG GAGGCTGCGCTGCGGGCCTACTACATCCCTGAAGACCCTGATAGCCTGGAGCTACACCCGCTGCCCTCTCAGGCTGGTAATGCCCTGGCTTGGGCTAAGGCTGGAAtcttggaggaggaggagggcgtGAGAGGCCCAGGGTCCTGCGAGGCTGCGCCCGAGGCCTGGGTCATCCGTGCTCTGCCTCAGGCCCAGGAAGTCCTGAAGATCTATCCTGGCTGGCTCAA GGTAGGTATGGCCTACGTATCCCTGTGTGTGACCCCGCAGAGCACAGCGAGGAAGGTGGTGCTGGAGGCCCTGCCGCTGCTTGGCCGCCAG GCTGAGGGTCCTGAGAGCTTCCATCTGGTGGAGGTGCTCATGGGCAGCCGGCAGG TCCAGCGGACAGTGCTGGCAGACGAAGAGCTCCTGCTCAACCGGCTTTGGGACATCCGGCAG ACCTCCTTGCGGCAGGTGAGCCAGACGCGGTTCTACGTGGCAGACAACAGGGCTCCGGCCCCTCGAATCTCCCTGTTCGTTGGTGGCCTGCCTCCTGGCTTGTCTCCCCAGGAGTACAGTGACCTGCTGCATGAAGCCATGGCCACCAAAG CCGCCGTGGTGTCCGTGAGTCACGTCTACTCCGCCCAAG GTGCAGTAGTGCTGGATGTTGCCTGCTTCGCAGAGGCTGAGCGGCTGTACATGCTGGTCAGGGACACAGCTGTGCAGGGCCGGGCACTGACCGCACTGGTGCTCCCAGATGTGCTG CACTCAGAGCTGCCCTCAGACAGCTGCCCTCTCCTTGTGTTCGTGAATCCCAAGAGTGGAGGCCTCAAGGGTCGGGACCTGCTCTGTAGCTTCCGGAAGCTGCTGAACCCTCACCAGGTTTTTGAGCTGACCAGCGTGGGTCCTCTTCCTGG GTTCCACCTGTTCTCCCAGGTGCCCTGCTTCCGAGTGCTGGTATGTGGTGGGGACGGCACCGTGGGCTGGGTGCTGGCTGCCCTGGAAGAAACACGGCACCATTTGGCCTGCCCAGAACCTTCTGTGGCCATCTTGCCACTGGGTACAG GAAACGACCTAGGGCGGGTCCTCCGTTGGGGGGCTGGCTACAGTGGGGAGGACCCCTTCTCAGTGCTGGTGTCCGTGGATGAGGCTGACACTGTGCTCATGGACCGCTGGACCATCTTGCTGGATGCTCACCAGGATGGCAATGCAGAGAATGGTGTAACAGACGCAGAGCCCCCCAAG ATTGTACAGATGAGCAACTACTGTGGCATTGGCATCGATGCAGAGCTGAGCCTGGACTTCCACCAGGCCCGGAATGAGGAGCCTGGCAAGTTCACAAGCAG GTTCCACAACAAGGGCGTGTATGTGCGCGTCGGACTGCAGAAGATCAGCCAGGCACGTGGCCTGCACAGGGAGATCCGGCTGCAGGTGGGGCAGCAGGAAGTGCCACTGCCCAGCATTGAGGGCCTCATTTTCATCAACATTCCCAG CTGGGGCTCAGGGGCCGATCTGTGGGGCTCGGATAGCGACACAAGGTTCGAGAAGCCGCGCATGGACGATGGactgctggaggtggtgggcgtCACAGGTGTTGTCCACATG GGCCAGGTCCAGGGTGGGCTGCGCTCTGGAATCCGCATTGCCCAGGGCTCCTACTTCCGGGTCACGCTTCTCAAGGCCATCCCTGTGCAGGTGGATGGGGAGCCATGGGTTCAGGCCCCCGGGAACATGATTATCTCGGCTGCTGGCCCAAAG GTCCACATGTTGCGGAAAGCCAAGCAGAAGCCCAGAAAGGCCGGGACCTCTAGGGAGGTCCAGGTGGATGCCACATCTGCCCCTGAGGGTGACCTCAAGTAG
- the DGKQ gene encoding diacylglycerol kinase theta isoform X2, translating to MPRVWCPEAQSGKCGPAAAWAVRGRVHANHTRPARVGQPFEPCLGAPSLSPPPRLFLCPALGSTPWLRLRSGAGAIGILAVQAEQPRCRSPPVRCCLQRARPGSGGSGWDGGGGRARSPPLAGRQRPAAQKPGLQPSTGQRRPRAPGFGAGAGAGGRQTPGSRGLAGPQLPEGDAHQAHLLPSLLGLHLGAGRLPVRRDWGVWGHSREGCALKLRAFWKSCLSPEQTASRLCVCNFMSHEKCLKHVKTPCTSVAPSLVRVPVAHCFGSRGVYKRKFCAVCRKGLEAPALRCEVCELYLHPDCVPFACSDCRQCHQDGHQDHDVHHHHHWREGNLSSGARCEVCRKMCSSSEVLAGLRCEWCGVQAHSVCSTVLAPECTFGRLRSLVLPPTCVRLLSRNFSKMHCFRITEMMAPELGDGDGGADGGAAAVPGRETLVPPESSKQTLKIFDGDDAVRRNQFRVITISRLAPSKEVLEAALRAYYIPEDPDSLELHPLPSQAGNALAWAKAGILEEEEGVRGPGSCEAAPEAWVIRALPQAQEVLKIYPGWLKVGMAYVSLCVTPQSTARKVVLEALPLLGRQAEGPESFHLVEVLMGSRQVQRTVLADEELLLNRLWDIRQTSLRQVSQTRFYVADNRAPAPRISLFVGGLPPGLSPQEYSDLLHEAMATKGVTAAAGQGLLVGDRVLTASSGDHSAEALGSPHTIWPAFAAAVVSVSHVYSAQGAVVLDVACFAEAERLYMLVRDTAVQGRALTALVLPDVLHSELPSDSCPLLVFVNPKSGGLKGRDLLCSFRKLLNPHQVFELTSVGPLPGFHLFSQVPCFRVLVCGGDGTVGWVLAALEETRHHLACPEPSVAILPLGTGNDLGRVLRWGAGYSGEDPFSVLVSVDEADTVLMDRWTILLDAHQDGNAENGVTDAEPPKPPAAGASTILFVNAAAEIVQMSNYCGIGIDAELSLDFHQARNEEPGKFTSRFHNKGVYVRVGLQKISQARGLHREIRLQVGQQEVPLPSIEGLIFINIPSWGSGADLWGSDSDTRFEKPRMDDGLLEVVGVTGVVHMGQVQGGLRSGIRIAQGSYFRVTLLKAIPVQVDGEPWVQAPGNMIISAAGPKVHMLRKAKQKPRKAGTSREVQVDATSAPEGDLK from the exons ATGCCTCGGGTTTGGTGTCCGGAGGCCCAGTCGGGGAAATGTGGGCCGGCTGCAGCCTGGGCGGTCAGGGGCAGAGTCCACGCAAACCACACCAGGCCCGCCCGGGTGGGCCAGCCGTTCGAACCTTGCCTTGGCGCACCCAGCCTCTCCCCACCGCCCCGCCTTTTCCTTTGCCCCGCCCTCGGCTCCACCCCGTGGCTACGCCTGCGCAGTGGGGCGGGGGCAATAGGCATCCTGGCGGTCCAGGCAGAGCAGCCGCGGTGCCGGTCGCCTCCAGTTCGCTGCTGCCTCCAGCGCGCTCGCCCGGGCTCGGGCGGCTCCGGCTGGGATGGCGGCGGCGGCCGAGCCCGGAGCCCGCCCCTGGCTGGGCGGCAGCGCCCCGCGGCCCAGAAGCCCGGTTTGCAGCCCAGTACTGGGCAGCGAAGGCCGCGCGCGCCCGGTTTTGGGGCCGGGGCCGGAGCGGGCGGGCGTCAGACCCCCGGGTCCCGCGGCCTTGCAGGGCCACAGCTTCCGGAAGGTGACGCTCACCAAGCCCACCTTCTGCCATCTCTGCTCGGACTTCATCTGGGGGCTGGCCGGCTTCCTGTGCGACG GGACTGGGGTGTTTGGGGCCACAGCAGGGAGGGGTGTGCACTGAAACTGAGGGCCTTCTGGAAGAGCTGCCTGTCCCCAGAACAGACTGCCTCGAGGCTCTGTG TCTGCAACTTCATGTCCCATGAGAAGTGTCTGAAGCATGTGAAGACCCCATGTACCAGTGTTGCACCCAGCCTGGTCCGG GTCCCTGTGGCTCACTGCTTCGGCTCCCGGGGTGTCTACAAGCGCAAGTTCTGTGCTGTCTGTCGCAAGGGCCTGGAGGCGCCTGCACTCCGCTGTGAAG TGTGTGAGCTGTACCTTCACCCCGACTGTGTGCCCTTCGCCTGCAGTGACTGCCGCCAGTGTCACCAGGATGGACACCAGGATCAT GACGTGCATCATCACCACCACTGGCGGGAGGGGAACCTGTCTTCTGGAGCGCGCTGTGAGGTCTGTAGGAAGATGTGCAGCTCCTCAGAGGTGCTGGCTGGCCTGCGCTGCGAGTGGTGTGGGGTCCAG GCCCACTCGGTCTGCTCCACGGTACTTGCTCCTGAGTGCACCTTCGGGCGCCTGCGCTCCCTGGTCCTGCCCCCCACGTGTGTGCGCCTGCTATCCCGCAACTTCAGCAAGATGCATTGCTTCCGCATCACCGAGATGATGGCCCCAGAGCTCG GTGACGGGGATGGTGGTGCAGATGGAGGTGCTGCTGCAGTCCCAGGCAGAGAGACGTTGGTACCTCCAGAGTCCA GCAAGCAGACATTGAAGATCTTTGATGGTGATGATGCGGTGAGGCGAAACCAGTTCCGAGTCATCACTATCTCCCGCCTGGCCCCCAGCAAGGAGGTGCTG GAGGCTGCGCTGCGGGCCTACTACATCCCTGAAGACCCTGATAGCCTGGAGCTACACCCGCTGCCCTCTCAGGCTGGTAATGCCCTGGCTTGGGCTAAGGCTGGAAtcttggaggaggaggagggcgtGAGAGGCCCAGGGTCCTGCGAGGCTGCGCCCGAGGCCTGGGTCATCCGTGCTCTGCCTCAGGCCCAGGAAGTCCTGAAGATCTATCCTGGCTGGCTCAA GGTAGGTATGGCCTACGTATCCCTGTGTGTGACCCCGCAGAGCACAGCGAGGAAGGTGGTGCTGGAGGCCCTGCCGCTGCTTGGCCGCCAG GCTGAGGGTCCTGAGAGCTTCCATCTGGTGGAGGTGCTCATGGGCAGCCGGCAGG TCCAGCGGACAGTGCTGGCAGACGAAGAGCTCCTGCTCAACCGGCTTTGGGACATCCGGCAG ACCTCCTTGCGGCAGGTGAGCCAGACGCGGTTCTACGTGGCAGACAACAGGGCTCCGGCCCCTCGAATCTCCCTGTTCGTTGGTGGCCTGCCTCCTGGCTTGTCTCCCCAGGAGTACAGTGACCTGCTGCATGAAGCCATGGCCACCAAAGGTGTGACTGCTGCGGCTGGCCAGGGGCTGCTGGTGGGGGATAGGGTGCTGACGGCAAGCAGTGGGGACCACAGTGCTGAGGCTCTTGGCTCACCACACACCATCTGG CCTGCCTTTGCAGCCGCCGTGGTGTCCGTGAGTCACGTCTACTCCGCCCAAG GTGCAGTAGTGCTGGATGTTGCCTGCTTCGCAGAGGCTGAGCGGCTGTACATGCTGGTCAGGGACACAGCTGTGCAGGGCCGGGCACTGACCGCACTGGTGCTCCCAGATGTGCTG CACTCAGAGCTGCCCTCAGACAGCTGCCCTCTCCTTGTGTTCGTGAATCCCAAGAGTGGAGGCCTCAAGGGTCGGGACCTGCTCTGTAGCTTCCGGAAGCTGCTGAACCCTCACCAGGTTTTTGAGCTGACCAGCGTGGGTCCTCTTCCTGG GTTCCACCTGTTCTCCCAGGTGCCCTGCTTCCGAGTGCTGGTATGTGGTGGGGACGGCACCGTGGGCTGGGTGCTGGCTGCCCTGGAAGAAACACGGCACCATTTGGCCTGCCCAGAACCTTCTGTGGCCATCTTGCCACTGGGTACAG GAAACGACCTAGGGCGGGTCCTCCGTTGGGGGGCTGGCTACAGTGGGGAGGACCCCTTCTCAGTGCTGGTGTCCGTGGATGAGGCTGACACTGTGCTCATGGACCGCTGGACCATCTTGCTGGATGCTCACCAGGATGGCAATGCAGAGAATGGTGTAACAGACGCAGAGCCCCCCAAG CCACCTGCTGCAGGGGCCAGCACCATCCTCTTTGTAAATGCAGCTGCTGAG ATTGTACAGATGAGCAACTACTGTGGCATTGGCATCGATGCAGAGCTGAGCCTGGACTTCCACCAGGCCCGGAATGAGGAGCCTGGCAAGTTCACAAGCAG GTTCCACAACAAGGGCGTGTATGTGCGCGTCGGACTGCAGAAGATCAGCCAGGCACGTGGCCTGCACAGGGAGATCCGGCTGCAGGTGGGGCAGCAGGAAGTGCCACTGCCCAGCATTGAGGGCCTCATTTTCATCAACATTCCCAG CTGGGGCTCAGGGGCCGATCTGTGGGGCTCGGATAGCGACACAAGGTTCGAGAAGCCGCGCATGGACGATGGactgctggaggtggtgggcgtCACAGGTGTTGTCCACATG GGCCAGGTCCAGGGTGGGCTGCGCTCTGGAATCCGCATTGCCCAGGGCTCCTACTTCCGGGTCACGCTTCTCAAGGCCATCCCTGTGCAGGTGGATGGGGAGCCATGGGTTCAGGCCCCCGGGAACATGATTATCTCGGCTGCTGGCCCAAAG GTCCACATGTTGCGGAAAGCCAAGCAGAAGCCCAGAAAGGCCGGGACCTCTAGGGAGGTCCAGGTGGATGCCACATCTGCCCCTGAGGGTGACCTCAAGTAG
- the DGKQ gene encoding diacylglycerol kinase theta isoform X5, giving the protein MAAAAEPGARPWLGGSAPRPRSPVCSPVLGSEGRARPVLGPGPERAGVRPPGPAALQGHSFRKVTLTKPTFCHLCSDFIWGLAGFLCDVCNFMSHEKCLKHVKTPCTSVAPSLVRVPVAHCFGSRGVYKRKFCAVCRKGLEAPALRCEVCELYLHPDCVPFACSDCRQCHQDGHQDHDVHHHHHWREGNLSSGARCEVCRKMCSSSEVLAGLRCEWCGVQAHSVCSTVLAPECTFGRLRSLVLPPTCVRLLSRNFSKMHCFRITEMMAPELGDGDGGADGGAAAVPGRETLVPPESSKQTLKIFDGDDAVRRNQFRVITISRLAPSKEVLEAALRAYYIPEDPDSLELHPLPSQAGNALAWAKAGILEEEEGVRGPGSCEAAPEAWVIRALPQAQEVLKIYPGWLKVGMAYVSLCVTPQSTARKVVLEALPLLGRQAEGPESFHLVEVLMGSRQVQRTVLADEELLLNRLWDIRQTSLRQVSQTRFYVADNRAPAPRISLFVGGLPPGLSPQEYSDLLHEAMATKGVTAAAGQGLLVGDRVLTASSGDHSAEALGSPHTIWPAFAAAVVSVSHVYSAQGAVVLDVACFAEAERLYMLVRDTAVQGRALTALVLPDVLHSELPSDSCPLLVFVNPKSGGLKGRDLLCSFRKLLNPHQVFELTSVGPLPGFHLFSQVPCFRVLVCGGDGTVGWVLAALEETRHHLACPEPSVAILPLGTGNDLGRVLRWGAGYSGEDPFSVLVSVDEADTVLMDRWTILLDAHQDGNAENGVTDAEPPKPPAAGASTILFVNAAAEIVQMSNYCGIGIDAELSLDFHQARNEEPGKFTSRFHNKGVYVRVGLQKISQARGLHREIRLQVGQQEVPLPSIEGLIFINIPSWGSGADLWGSDSDTRFEKPRMDDGLLEVVGVTGVVHMGQVQGGLRSGIRIAQGSYFRVTLLKAIPVQVDGEPWVQAPGNMIISAAGPKVHMLRKAKQKPRKAGTSREVQVDATSAPEGDLK; this is encoded by the exons ATGGCGGCGGCGGCCGAGCCCGGAGCCCGCCCCTGGCTGGGCGGCAGCGCCCCGCGGCCCAGAAGCCCGGTTTGCAGCCCAGTACTGGGCAGCGAAGGCCGCGCGCGCCCGGTTTTGGGGCCGGGGCCGGAGCGGGCGGGCGTCAGACCCCCGGGTCCCGCGGCCTTGCAGGGCCACAGCTTCCGGAAGGTGACGCTCACCAAGCCCACCTTCTGCCATCTCTGCTCGGACTTCATCTGGGGGCTGGCCGGCTTCCTGTGCGACG TCTGCAACTTCATGTCCCATGAGAAGTGTCTGAAGCATGTGAAGACCCCATGTACCAGTGTTGCACCCAGCCTGGTCCGG GTCCCTGTGGCTCACTGCTTCGGCTCCCGGGGTGTCTACAAGCGCAAGTTCTGTGCTGTCTGTCGCAAGGGCCTGGAGGCGCCTGCACTCCGCTGTGAAG TGTGTGAGCTGTACCTTCACCCCGACTGTGTGCCCTTCGCCTGCAGTGACTGCCGCCAGTGTCACCAGGATGGACACCAGGATCAT GACGTGCATCATCACCACCACTGGCGGGAGGGGAACCTGTCTTCTGGAGCGCGCTGTGAGGTCTGTAGGAAGATGTGCAGCTCCTCAGAGGTGCTGGCTGGCCTGCGCTGCGAGTGGTGTGGGGTCCAG GCCCACTCGGTCTGCTCCACGGTACTTGCTCCTGAGTGCACCTTCGGGCGCCTGCGCTCCCTGGTCCTGCCCCCCACGTGTGTGCGCCTGCTATCCCGCAACTTCAGCAAGATGCATTGCTTCCGCATCACCGAGATGATGGCCCCAGAGCTCG GTGACGGGGATGGTGGTGCAGATGGAGGTGCTGCTGCAGTCCCAGGCAGAGAGACGTTGGTACCTCCAGAGTCCA GCAAGCAGACATTGAAGATCTTTGATGGTGATGATGCGGTGAGGCGAAACCAGTTCCGAGTCATCACTATCTCCCGCCTGGCCCCCAGCAAGGAGGTGCTG GAGGCTGCGCTGCGGGCCTACTACATCCCTGAAGACCCTGATAGCCTGGAGCTACACCCGCTGCCCTCTCAGGCTGGTAATGCCCTGGCTTGGGCTAAGGCTGGAAtcttggaggaggaggagggcgtGAGAGGCCCAGGGTCCTGCGAGGCTGCGCCCGAGGCCTGGGTCATCCGTGCTCTGCCTCAGGCCCAGGAAGTCCTGAAGATCTATCCTGGCTGGCTCAA GGTAGGTATGGCCTACGTATCCCTGTGTGTGACCCCGCAGAGCACAGCGAGGAAGGTGGTGCTGGAGGCCCTGCCGCTGCTTGGCCGCCAG GCTGAGGGTCCTGAGAGCTTCCATCTGGTGGAGGTGCTCATGGGCAGCCGGCAGG TCCAGCGGACAGTGCTGGCAGACGAAGAGCTCCTGCTCAACCGGCTTTGGGACATCCGGCAG ACCTCCTTGCGGCAGGTGAGCCAGACGCGGTTCTACGTGGCAGACAACAGGGCTCCGGCCCCTCGAATCTCCCTGTTCGTTGGTGGCCTGCCTCCTGGCTTGTCTCCCCAGGAGTACAGTGACCTGCTGCATGAAGCCATGGCCACCAAAGGTGTGACTGCTGCGGCTGGCCAGGGGCTGCTGGTGGGGGATAGGGTGCTGACGGCAAGCAGTGGGGACCACAGTGCTGAGGCTCTTGGCTCACCACACACCATCTGG CCTGCCTTTGCAGCCGCCGTGGTGTCCGTGAGTCACGTCTACTCCGCCCAAG GTGCAGTAGTGCTGGATGTTGCCTGCTTCGCAGAGGCTGAGCGGCTGTACATGCTGGTCAGGGACACAGCTGTGCAGGGCCGGGCACTGACCGCACTGGTGCTCCCAGATGTGCTG CACTCAGAGCTGCCCTCAGACAGCTGCCCTCTCCTTGTGTTCGTGAATCCCAAGAGTGGAGGCCTCAAGGGTCGGGACCTGCTCTGTAGCTTCCGGAAGCTGCTGAACCCTCACCAGGTTTTTGAGCTGACCAGCGTGGGTCCTCTTCCTGG GTTCCACCTGTTCTCCCAGGTGCCCTGCTTCCGAGTGCTGGTATGTGGTGGGGACGGCACCGTGGGCTGGGTGCTGGCTGCCCTGGAAGAAACACGGCACCATTTGGCCTGCCCAGAACCTTCTGTGGCCATCTTGCCACTGGGTACAG GAAACGACCTAGGGCGGGTCCTCCGTTGGGGGGCTGGCTACAGTGGGGAGGACCCCTTCTCAGTGCTGGTGTCCGTGGATGAGGCTGACACTGTGCTCATGGACCGCTGGACCATCTTGCTGGATGCTCACCAGGATGGCAATGCAGAGAATGGTGTAACAGACGCAGAGCCCCCCAAG CCACCTGCTGCAGGGGCCAGCACCATCCTCTTTGTAAATGCAGCTGCTGAG ATTGTACAGATGAGCAACTACTGTGGCATTGGCATCGATGCAGAGCTGAGCCTGGACTTCCACCAGGCCCGGAATGAGGAGCCTGGCAAGTTCACAAGCAG GTTCCACAACAAGGGCGTGTATGTGCGCGTCGGACTGCAGAAGATCAGCCAGGCACGTGGCCTGCACAGGGAGATCCGGCTGCAGGTGGGGCAGCAGGAAGTGCCACTGCCCAGCATTGAGGGCCTCATTTTCATCAACATTCCCAG CTGGGGCTCAGGGGCCGATCTGTGGGGCTCGGATAGCGACACAAGGTTCGAGAAGCCGCGCATGGACGATGGactgctggaggtggtgggcgtCACAGGTGTTGTCCACATG GGCCAGGTCCAGGGTGGGCTGCGCTCTGGAATCCGCATTGCCCAGGGCTCCTACTTCCGGGTCACGCTTCTCAAGGCCATCCCTGTGCAGGTGGATGGGGAGCCATGGGTTCAGGCCCCCGGGAACATGATTATCTCGGCTGCTGGCCCAAAG GTCCACATGTTGCGGAAAGCCAAGCAGAAGCCCAGAAAGGCCGGGACCTCTAGGGAGGTCCAGGTGGATGCCACATCTGCCCCTGAGGGTGACCTCAAGTAG